A genomic window from Streptomyces sp. NBC_01429 includes:
- a CDS encoding ABC transporter substrate-binding protein has translation MKSSAVRRSTTTAVLAASLVASLALAGCAKSESDEAGDSATATGSGGGQVVATPGAGKTATCTVDQFGGTKSDLADATVGFSQSEKEANPFRIAETASIKAEAKRRGVKLLTANAQSQFSKQISDVQDLIAKGADLLVIAPLNSDGWGPVLRAAAAKKIPIVTIDRKINATACKDYVSFIGSDFIEQGSRAADQMIEATGGKGKVAILLGAAGNNVTTERTKGFKDRIKEKAPDLDVVFEQTGEFAREKGQQVTEQLIQSNPDITGIYAENDEMGLGAVNALKSAGKKPGAVKIVTVDGTRNAVRSIVDGWISGVIESNPRFGPLAFETLDTFTKGDKVDQDIVIQDSAYTGENAKADLDKAF, from the coding sequence ATGAAGTCTTCCGCCGTCCGCCGTTCCACCACCACAGCTGTTCTCGCCGCGAGCCTGGTCGCCTCCCTCGCGCTCGCCGGATGCGCCAAGTCCGAGTCCGACGAGGCCGGCGACTCCGCCACCGCGACCGGGAGCGGCGGCGGTCAGGTCGTCGCCACTCCCGGCGCGGGCAAGACCGCCACCTGCACCGTCGACCAGTTCGGCGGCACGAAGTCCGACCTCGCCGACGCCACCGTGGGCTTCTCCCAGTCCGAGAAGGAGGCCAACCCCTTCCGGATCGCCGAGACCGCCTCGATCAAGGCGGAGGCGAAGCGCCGGGGCGTCAAACTCCTCACGGCCAACGCCCAGTCGCAGTTCTCCAAGCAGATCAGCGATGTCCAGGACCTGATCGCCAAGGGCGCGGACCTGCTGGTGATCGCGCCGCTCAACTCGGACGGCTGGGGTCCGGTGCTGCGCGCGGCGGCGGCGAAGAAGATCCCGATCGTGACCATCGACCGGAAGATCAACGCGACCGCCTGCAAGGACTATGTGAGCTTCATCGGCTCGGATTTCATCGAGCAGGGCAGCCGCGCGGCGGATCAGATGATCGAGGCGACCGGCGGGAAGGGCAAGGTCGCCATCCTGCTCGGCGCGGCCGGGAACAATGTCACCACCGAGCGGACCAAGGGGTTCAAGGACCGGATCAAGGAGAAGGCCCCCGACCTCGACGTGGTGTTCGAGCAGACGGGCGAGTTCGCCCGGGAGAAGGGCCAGCAGGTCACCGAGCAGCTCATCCAGTCCAACCCGGACATCACCGGGATCTACGCCGAGAACGACGAGATGGGACTCGGCGCCGTCAACGCCCTCAAGAGCGCGGGCAAGAAGCCCGGCGCCGTCAAGATCGTGACGGTCGACGGCACCCGCAACGCGGTGCGCTCCATCGTGGACGGCTGGATCTCCGGGGTCATCGAGTCCAACCCGCGGTTCGGCCCCCTCGCCTTCGAGACGCTCGACACCTTCACCAAGGGCGACAAGGTCGACCAGGACATCGTCATCCAGGACAGCGCCTACACCGGCGAGAACGCCAAGGCCGATCTGGACAAGGCTTTCTGA
- a CDS encoding sugar ABC transporter ATP-binding protein, producing the protein MLSVRGLTKSFPGARALDGVDFAVGPGEVHALIGENGAGKSTLIKLLTGVYRPDRGEITFRGGPVRFATPLEAQHAGISTIYQEVNLVPLMSVARNLFLGREPRGRLGLIDFGRMHREAAEALGGLGLRVDVRRPLRSLGVGAQQMVALARAVSVDARVVIMDEPTSSLEPREVSTLFGVIRMLKERGIAVVYVSHRLDELYEVCDTVTVLRDGKRVHTGPIADLDRLRLVSLMLGREMSEVRGEGLTKFTGAHDTGGEPVLEATDLTVSHQLRAVSVRVRPGEVVGLGGLLGSGRSETARAIAGALPTDSGRVLVAGAPVRGGSTPAAIRAGISLLPEDRKAEGIVPGLSVRENIALAALPGLSRFGLVDDARIDRLVDTFMKRLRIKASGPHQKVGELSGGNQQKVLLARWLAMRPKVLLLDEPTRGIDVGAKAEVQGLIDELADEGLAVVLISSDMEELIEGSDRVVVLKDGAVVAELSGAEVTEERLLHAIAAERAPGAEGDGDE; encoded by the coding sequence CTGCTGTCGGTGCGCGGACTGACCAAATCCTTCCCCGGCGCGCGGGCGCTCGACGGCGTGGACTTCGCCGTCGGGCCCGGCGAGGTCCACGCGCTGATCGGCGAGAACGGGGCGGGCAAGTCCACCCTCATCAAGCTGCTCACCGGGGTGTACCGGCCGGACCGGGGCGAGATCACCTTCCGGGGCGGGCCGGTACGGTTCGCCACCCCGCTGGAGGCGCAGCACGCCGGGATCTCCACCATCTACCAGGAGGTCAATCTCGTCCCGCTGATGTCCGTGGCCCGCAACCTCTTCCTGGGGCGCGAGCCGCGCGGCAGGCTCGGCCTGATCGACTTCGGCCGGATGCACCGCGAGGCCGCCGAGGCGCTGGGCGGGCTCGGCCTGCGGGTGGACGTACGGCGGCCGTTGCGCTCGCTCGGGGTCGGTGCCCAGCAGATGGTGGCGCTCGCGCGGGCCGTCTCGGTCGACGCGCGGGTGGTCATCATGGACGAGCCCACCTCCTCGCTCGAACCGCGCGAGGTCAGCACCCTGTTCGGTGTGATCCGGATGCTCAAGGAGCGCGGGATCGCGGTGGTCTATGTCAGCCACCGGCTCGACGAGCTGTACGAGGTCTGCGACACCGTCACCGTGCTGCGGGACGGCAAGCGGGTCCACACCGGCCCGATCGCGGATCTCGACCGGCTGCGGCTGGTCTCCCTGATGCTGGGGCGCGAGATGAGCGAGGTGCGCGGCGAAGGGCTCACGAAATTCACCGGCGCGCACGACACCGGCGGCGAACCCGTGCTCGAAGCAACAGATCTGACGGTCAGTCATCAACTGCGTGCGGTTTCGGTCCGGGTCCGTCCCGGCGAGGTGGTGGGCCTGGGCGGGCTGCTCGGCTCGGGCCGCAGCGAGACCGCGCGGGCCATCGCCGGGGCGCTGCCCACCGACTCGGGCCGGGTACTGGTGGCGGGGGCGCCGGTACGCGGCGGCTCCACGCCCGCGGCGATCAGGGCGGGTATCAGCCTGCTGCCCGAGGACCGCAAGGCCGAGGGCATCGTGCCCGGTCTGTCCGTGCGCGAGAACATCGCCCTGGCCGCGCTCCCCGGACTCTCCCGCTTCGGACTGGTGGACGACGCCCGGATCGACCGGCTGGTGGACACCTTCATGAAGCGGCTGCGGATCAAGGCGTCCGGCCCGCACCAGAAGGTCGGCGAGCTGTCCGGGGGCAACCAGCAGAAGGTGCTGCTCGCCCGCTGGCTCGCCATGCGGCCGAAGGTACTGCTCCTGGACGAGCCCACCCGGGGCATCGACGTCGGCGCCAAGGCCGAGGTTCAGGGGCTGATCGACGAACTCGCCGACGAGGGGCTCGCGGTGGTGCTGATCTCGTCCGACATGGAGGAGCTGATCGAGGGCTCCGACCGGGTCGTGGTCCTCAAGGACGGAGCGGTGGTGGCGGAGTTGAGCGGTGCCGAGGTCACCGAGGAGCGGCTGCTGCACGCGATCGCGGCGGAGCGCGCACCCGGAGCGGAGGGGGACGGGGATGAGTGA
- a CDS encoding ABC transporter permease translates to MSELTAPRRVPLDRARVLTFLQEYGVYAGVAVLLLANVAFTPHFLSAENFRTQAVQVAPVLIVALGMALAIGSEGVDLSVGSVMALSTSLLSLYLGYGPWIALIVAVLGGAVIGLANGSLIAFIGVQPIVATLALMVAGRGIALVLLPQLKDVRDPGLAALGSGDLFGVPYLVLIAAALALAVGFTVRRTTFGRQLLAIGDSRPAARLAGLPVRRVLILVYVCSGVLAAIAGVLATARLQASDPTSLGTLMELSAITAVVVGGTPLTGGRIRIGGTVAGAVLIQLLTATLIKHDLPPSWTQIAQAVVIVLAVYAARERGKR, encoded by the coding sequence ATGAGTGAGCTGACGGCGCCCCGGCGCGTCCCCCTGGACCGCGCCCGGGTGCTGACGTTCCTTCAGGAGTACGGCGTGTACGCGGGCGTGGCCGTGCTGCTGCTCGCCAACGTCGCGTTCACCCCGCACTTCCTGTCCGCCGAGAACTTCCGTACCCAGGCCGTGCAGGTCGCGCCGGTGCTGATCGTGGCGCTCGGGATGGCGCTGGCCATCGGCAGCGAGGGCGTCGATCTGTCCGTCGGCTCGGTGATGGCGCTCTCCACGTCCCTGCTCTCGCTCTATCTCGGCTACGGGCCGTGGATCGCGCTGATCGTGGCCGTGCTCGGCGGGGCGGTGATCGGTCTCGCCAACGGCTCGCTGATCGCCTTCATCGGGGTGCAGCCCATCGTGGCGACCCTCGCGCTGATGGTCGCGGGGCGCGGCATCGCGCTGGTGCTGCTGCCGCAGCTGAAGGACGTACGGGACCCGGGCCTGGCCGCGCTCGGCTCCGGCGATCTGTTCGGTGTCCCGTATCTGGTACTGATCGCGGCCGCGCTGGCGCTGGCGGTCGGTTTCACCGTACGGCGCACCACCTTCGGCCGGCAGCTCCTGGCGATCGGGGACAGCCGGCCGGCCGCGCGGCTGGCGGGTCTGCCGGTGCGCCGGGTGCTGATCCTCGTCTACGTCTGCTCGGGCGTGCTCGCGGCGATCGCGGGCGTGCTGGCCACCGCCCGGCTCCAGGCGAGCGACCCGACCTCGCTGGGCACCCTGATGGAGCTGTCGGCGATCACCGCGGTGGTGGTCGGCGGCACGCCCCTGACCGGCGGCCGGATCCGGATCGGCGGCACCGTGGCGGGCGCCGTACTGATCCAGTTGCTGACCGCCACACTCATCAAGCACGATCTGCCGCCGTCCTGGACGCAGATCGCCCAGGCCGTGGTGATCGTGCTCGCGGTGTACGCGGCGCGGGAACGGGGGAAGCGGTGA
- a CDS encoding ABC transporter permease, whose protein sequence is MRTTTTESAPAPARAEPLGASRGERFSALAQQHGALVTLVLVALAASIGFDTFLTGDNLENMAVSSAFLAVVALGMTFVIITGGIDLSVGSLFALGGVLAAWGSQYGTVVALLLPLAVCGLIGMVNGLLIARARLAPFIVTLAAMLLARGVLLSVTDEGSTTYLVDDTSFFARLGQDTLLGIGVPVWITVALFVLGALALRRSRFGQYVYAVGGNEDAAALMGAPVARTKIAVYTLSGLCAGLAGALNAAWLVSGVTILGTGMELEAISAVVIGGTLLTGGFGFISGSLVGVLLLKVIQNVINQIGSLDSAYQQVVSGAFLAVVVIAQTWLGRRRRML, encoded by the coding sequence GTGCGGACCACGACGACCGAGAGCGCGCCCGCGCCGGCGCGCGCGGAGCCGCTCGGCGCGAGCCGGGGCGAACGGTTCAGCGCGCTCGCCCAACAACACGGCGCGCTCGTCACGCTCGTGCTGGTGGCGCTCGCCGCCTCCATCGGCTTCGACACCTTTCTGACCGGCGACAACCTGGAGAACATGGCGGTCTCCTCGGCCTTCCTCGCCGTGGTCGCCCTCGGCATGACCTTCGTGATCATCACCGGCGGCATCGACCTCTCCGTGGGGTCGCTGTTCGCGCTCGGCGGGGTGCTCGCGGCCTGGGGATCGCAGTACGGAACCGTGGTCGCGCTGCTGCTCCCGCTCGCGGTCTGCGGACTGATCGGCATGGTCAACGGCCTGCTGATCGCGCGGGCCCGGCTCGCGCCGTTCATCGTGACCCTCGCCGCGATGCTGCTGGCGCGGGGGGTGCTGCTGTCGGTCACCGACGAGGGCTCGACGACCTATCTGGTCGACGACACCTCGTTCTTCGCGCGGCTGGGCCAGGACACCCTGCTCGGCATCGGCGTGCCGGTGTGGATCACGGTGGCCCTCTTCGTGCTGGGCGCGCTGGCGCTGCGCCGCAGCCGCTTCGGGCAGTACGTGTACGCGGTCGGCGGCAACGAGGACGCCGCGGCCCTCATGGGCGCCCCGGTGGCCCGTACGAAGATCGCCGTCTACACGCTCTCCGGGCTCTGCGCGGGGCTCGCCGGAGCGCTCAACGCGGCCTGGCTGGTCTCCGGGGTGACCATTCTCGGCACCGGTATGGAGCTGGAGGCGATCTCCGCCGTGGTCATCGGCGGCACCCTGCTGACCGGCGGCTTCGGGTTCATCAGCGGGTCGCTGGTGGGGGTGCTGCTGCTGAAGGTCATCCAGAACGTCATCAACCAGATCGGTTCGCTGGACTCCGCGTACCAGCAGGTCGTCAGCGGCGCGTTCCTCGCGGTGGTGGTGATCGCGCAGACCTGGCTGGGGCGGCGGCGCCGGATGCTCTGA
- a CDS encoding DMT family transporter, with amino-acid sequence MSALALSVLLSLVSAIVYASGAILQERVATATPDRPYAPLHHGVWWAAVALNGLGAVLHVAALAFGPLSLVQPLGALTIVFALPLAALFVGRGAGRTAWRGAIMTTAGLAGLLALTGSTDAHSLDGLERVILTAATFAGVGLLFLTAQLVHRPAVRSLLLAGSAGVAFGIGSVFTKTVAVDWTSRGATVQVPSMLVIAALAALGLLLSQASYRGAGLAAPLAAVTVVNPVVAAAVGITLFGEGFRYGLLGTLLALGAGVLTAGGLILLTSGPRPERAGYSEAHSAGPQVGEGVDVGSVTGPRTHLEVEMRSRAVAGGS; translated from the coding sequence ATGAGTGCTCTGGCCCTGTCCGTCCTGCTGTCCCTGGTCTCCGCGATCGTCTACGCGTCCGGGGCCATTCTCCAGGAACGGGTCGCGACAGCCACTCCCGACCGGCCCTACGCACCCCTGCACCACGGGGTGTGGTGGGCCGCCGTGGCCCTGAACGGGCTGGGGGCGGTGCTCCATGTCGCGGCGCTGGCGTTCGGGCCGCTCAGTCTGGTGCAGCCGCTCGGCGCGCTCACCATCGTCTTCGCGCTGCCCCTGGCGGCGCTGTTCGTGGGCAGGGGTGCCGGGCGCACCGCGTGGCGCGGCGCGATCATGACGACGGCGGGGCTGGCGGGGCTGCTCGCGCTGACGGGCTCCACCGACGCCCACTCGCTGGACGGCCTGGAGCGGGTGATTCTGACGGCGGCCACTTTCGCCGGGGTGGGGCTGCTCTTCCTGACCGCGCAGCTCGTGCACCGGCCCGCCGTGCGGAGTCTGCTGCTGGCCGGGTCCGCCGGGGTGGCGTTCGGTATCGGCTCGGTCTTCACCAAGACCGTCGCCGTGGACTGGACTTCGCGCGGGGCGACCGTACAGGTACCCAGCATGCTGGTCATCGCCGCCCTCGCGGCGCTCGGGCTGCTGCTCTCGCAGGCGTCCTACCGGGGCGCGGGGCTGGCCGCGCCCCTGGCGGCGGTCACCGTCGTCAACCCGGTGGTCGCCGCGGCGGTGGGCATCACCCTCTTCGGCGAGGGGTTCCGGTACGGGCTGCTCGGCACGCTGCTGGCGCTCGGCGCGGGCGTCCTGACGGCGGGCGGGCTGATCCTGCTCACCTCCGGGCCCCGGCCGGAGCGCGCCGGGTACTCAGAGGCGCACTCCGCCGGCCCGCAGGTAGGCGAGGGGGTCGATGTCGGATCCGTAACCGGGCCCCGTACGCATCTCGAAGTGGAGATGCGGTCCCGTGCTGTTGCCGGTGGTTCCTGA
- a CDS encoding transglycosylase family protein, with protein sequence MAATGRHRRYQPSRINRASLTVTAGGAGMALPLIAAGAAHGASVDTWEKVAACESTSNWQINTANGYFGGLQFTQSTWEAYGGARFAARADLATKDQQIAIAEKVLKGQGAGAWPVCSVRAGLTRGGEAPDITTGSDRSTGNTPSAETRARSGPIEVKSEPDASPAKTGTSTRKAASPTSVPTKREGYTVARGDSLSGIAVEESVKGGWQRLYEENRRLIGSDPDLIFPGQKLVLRVQTPVKGSAPAPQKQSAKPKTAEKPKQTAKPEATAKSKQAEKPRTEAKTEHKQQAKAPARTETGTKSGAKKTSTLTAPVAASTGTQYRQAGSWASGYHTGVDFPVPTGTSVKAVGPGTVVSAGWAGAYGYQVVIRHADGKYSQYAHLSALNVREGQTVGGGQRIARSGTTGNSTGPHLHFEMRTGPGYGSDIDPLAYLRAGGVRL encoded by the coding sequence ATGGCCGCAACCGGTCGGCACCGCCGATACCAGCCGAGCCGAATCAACCGCGCGTCGCTGACCGTCACGGCGGGCGGCGCGGGAATGGCGCTGCCGCTCATCGCGGCGGGCGCGGCGCACGGCGCTTCGGTGGACACCTGGGAGAAGGTCGCTGCCTGCGAGTCGACCAGCAACTGGCAGATCAATACCGCCAACGGCTATTTCGGCGGTCTCCAGTTCACCCAGTCCACCTGGGAGGCGTACGGCGGCGCACGGTTCGCCGCGCGCGCCGATCTCGCCACCAAGGACCAGCAGATCGCGATCGCGGAGAAGGTCCTCAAGGGGCAGGGCGCCGGAGCCTGGCCCGTCTGCTCGGTCCGGGCCGGACTGACCCGTGGCGGCGAGGCGCCCGACATCACGACCGGGAGCGACCGTTCCACCGGGAACACGCCCAGCGCCGAGACCCGGGCGCGCAGCGGGCCGATCGAGGTCAAGAGCGAGCCGGACGCGAGCCCCGCGAAAACCGGGACGAGCACGCGGAAGGCCGCGTCGCCCACCTCCGTACCGACCAAGCGCGAGGGTTACACCGTGGCGCGCGGCGACTCGCTCTCCGGGATCGCCGTCGAGGAGTCCGTCAAGGGCGGCTGGCAGCGGCTGTACGAGGAGAACCGCCGGCTCATCGGATCCGATCCCGACCTGATCTTCCCCGGCCAGAAGCTCGTCCTGCGGGTCCAGACCCCGGTGAAGGGCAGCGCCCCAGCCCCGCAGAAGCAGTCCGCGAAGCCGAAGACGGCCGAGAAGCCGAAGCAGACGGCGAAGCCCGAGGCGACCGCGAAGTCGAAGCAGGCCGAGAAGCCCAGGACCGAGGCGAAGACCGAGCACAAGCAGCAGGCCAAGGCACCGGCCCGCACCGAGACCGGTACCAAGTCCGGCGCGAAGAAGACCAGTACGCTCACCGCCCCGGTCGCCGCCTCCACCGGCACCCAGTACCGCCAGGCCGGCTCCTGGGCCAGCGGCTACCACACCGGTGTCGACTTCCCCGTGCCCACCGGCACCTCCGTCAAGGCAGTCGGCCCCGGCACGGTCGTCTCGGCGGGCTGGGCGGGGGCGTACGGCTACCAGGTCGTCATCCGGCACGCGGACGGCAAGTACAGCCAGTACGCGCACCTCTCCGCCCTCAACGTGCGCGAGGGCCAGACGGTCGGCGGCGGCCAGCGGATCGCGCGGTCAGGAACCACCGGCAACAGCACGGGACCGCATCTCCACTTCGAGATGCGTACGGGGCCCGGTTACGGATCCGACATCGACCCCCTCGCCTACCTGCGGGCCGGCGGAGTGCGCCTCTGA
- a CDS encoding glycoside hydrolase family 3 C-terminal domain-containing protein, whose amino-acid sequence MGAELTGAEIGRLLEKLDIRQKVRLLTGADTWRTYAEPAAGLRALTFSDGPAGVRGTAWDERDTALVLPSPTALAASWDEELVHEAGGLLAAEARRKGVDVLLAPTLNLHRSPLGGRHFECFSEDPLLTGRTGAALIRGIQAGGVAATAKHFVANDAETDRLTVDVRVDERTLREVYLAPFEAAVGAGVRVVMSAYNRVNGRTMSAGPLLERPLKDEWGFEGPVVSDWGAVRSLLDTARSGQDLAMPGPASPWADGLCAAVEAGAVPVEVIDEKVRRLLRLAAWAGAWEDPPEVAIGGTSWAAAAKGTDGPSGSDARQRERGLLRRAVAAGTVLLRNEGSLLPLDPARLRSVAVIGPHATDVRIQGGGSAEVFPASLVTPLEGITAALAGTARVVHAPGLPSSTLPRPLDRADTRDPRGGEPGVLVRLLDAAGAELHAEHRLSGRIVEPAEVPGAHTVEIRALFRPDRDGTWTLAVAGWGPLSLSVAGRTVLTGTFPVDSDDPTRVHVDPPYRRVRAPLTGGREVELVVRRGLGAGTGVATVLAAAPPPGDAVAEHERAVAVARDAEVAVVVVGATRESESEGRDRDTLALPEGQDALVRAVAGANPRTVVVLNTGGPVTLPWRHEARALLLAWFPGQEAGAGLADVLFGRAEPGGRLPTTWAAAEDDAPVLRTRPEGGVLPYAEGPFIGYRAWLRAGAVPAYWFGHGLGYTTWAYESMEVPAEVGAGEPFEVRAVLRNTGARRGREVVQLYLAGPEPDGGPPVPRLVGHTAVTSDPGERAVAVVRVDGRAAARWSTREHRWVTEPGEVTLLCGRSAGDLPLRAVTALSPAARETPPESALH is encoded by the coding sequence ATGGGGGCGGAGCTGACCGGGGCCGAGATCGGCCGTCTGCTGGAGAAGCTGGACATCCGGCAGAAGGTGCGGCTGCTCACCGGCGCGGACACCTGGCGCACCTACGCGGAACCGGCCGCCGGACTGCGCGCCCTCACCTTCTCCGACGGGCCCGCCGGGGTGCGCGGGACGGCCTGGGACGAACGCGACACCGCGCTCGTGCTGCCCTCCCCCACGGCGCTCGCGGCGTCCTGGGACGAGGAACTGGTCCACGAGGCGGGCGGGTTGCTCGCCGCCGAGGCCCGGCGCAAGGGCGTCGACGTGCTGCTCGCGCCGACCCTCAATCTGCACCGGTCGCCGCTGGGCGGCCGCCACTTCGAATGCTTCTCCGAGGACCCGCTGCTGACCGGGCGTACGGGCGCGGCCCTGATCCGGGGCATCCAGGCGGGCGGGGTCGCGGCGACCGCGAAGCACTTCGTCGCCAATGACGCGGAGACCGACCGGCTGACGGTCGACGTGCGGGTGGACGAGCGGACGCTGCGCGAGGTCTATCTCGCCCCCTTCGAGGCGGCGGTCGGGGCGGGGGTACGGGTGGTGATGTCCGCGTACAACCGCGTCAACGGCCGCACCATGAGCGCGGGGCCGCTGCTGGAGCGGCCGTTGAAGGACGAGTGGGGCTTCGAGGGTCCGGTCGTCTCCGACTGGGGCGCGGTCCGCTCGCTGCTCGACACCGCGCGGTCCGGGCAGGATCTGGCGATGCCGGGCCCGGCGAGCCCCTGGGCGGACGGACTGTGCGCCGCCGTGGAGGCGGGCGCCGTGCCGGTGGAGGTGATCGACGAGAAGGTACGGCGGCTGCTGCGGCTGGCCGCGTGGGCGGGCGCGTGGGAAGATCCGCCCGAGGTGGCGATCGGCGGAACGTCATGGGCTGCCGCGGCCAAGGGAACTGACGGACCATCAGGAAGCGACGCGCGGCAGCGGGAGCGCGGACTGCTGCGCCGGGCCGTCGCCGCCGGGACGGTCCTGCTGCGCAACGAGGGCTCCCTGCTGCCGCTCGACCCGGCCCGGCTGCGCTCGGTCGCGGTGATCGGCCCGCACGCGACGGACGTACGGATCCAGGGCGGCGGCAGCGCCGAGGTGTTCCCCGCCTCCCTGGTCACGCCGCTGGAGGGCATCACGGCCGCACTGGCCGGGACCGCGCGGGTGGTGCACGCCCCCGGGCTGCCGTCGAGCACCCTGCCCCGGCCGCTGGACCGGGCGGACACCCGCGATCCGCGCGGCGGCGAACCGGGCGTGCTGGTGCGGCTGCTGGACGCGGCCGGGGCCGAACTCCACGCCGAGCACCGGCTGTCGGGGCGGATCGTGGAGCCCGCCGAGGTGCCGGGGGCGCACACCGTGGAGATCCGGGCGCTGTTCCGGCCCGACCGGGACGGCACCTGGACGCTGGCGGTCGCCGGCTGGGGTCCGCTCTCCCTGTCGGTCGCGGGCCGGACCGTGCTGACCGGCACCTTCCCGGTGGACTCCGACGATCCGACCCGGGTCCATGTCGACCCGCCCTACCGCCGCGTCCGGGCGCCGCTGACCGGGGGCCGGGAGGTGGAGCTGGTCGTCAGGCGCGGGCTCGGCGCCGGTACGGGGGTCGCCACCGTGCTGGCCGCCGCCCCGCCGCCGGGCGACGCGGTGGCGGAGCACGAGCGGGCGGTCGCCGTGGCCCGGGACGCGGAGGTCGCTGTGGTGGTCGTGGGGGCGACCCGGGAGAGCGAGTCCGAGGGCCGCGACCGGGACACGCTCGCGCTGCCCGAGGGTCAGGACGCGCTGGTGCGGGCGGTCGCCGGGGCCAATCCGCGCACGGTGGTGGTGCTGAACACGGGCGGCCCCGTCACCCTCCCCTGGCGCCACGAGGCCCGCGCGCTGCTGCTCGCTTGGTTCCCCGGGCAGGAGGCCGGGGCCGGGCTGGCCGATGTGCTGTTCGGGCGCGCGGAGCCGGGCGGCCGGCTGCCCACGACCTGGGCGGCCGCCGAGGACGACGCCCCCGTCCTGCGCACCCGCCCGGAGGGCGGCGTACTCCCTTACGCCGAGGGCCCGTTCATCGGCTACCGGGCCTGGCTGCGCGCGGGCGCCGTCCCCGCGTACTGGTTCGGCCACGGCCTCGGGTACACGACCTGGGCGTACGAGTCGATGGAGGTGCCCGCCGAGGTGGGCGCGGGCGAGCCGTTCGAGGTGCGGGCCGTGCTGCGCAACACGGGCGCGCGCCGGGGGCGCGAGGTCGTCCAGCTCTATCTGGCCGGGCCCGAGCCGGACGGCGGGCCACCGGTGCCCCGGCTCGTCGGGCACACGGCGGTGACCTCGGACCCCGGCGAGCGGGCCGTCGCGGTGGTACGGGTGGACGGCCGGGCGGCGGCCCGCTGGTCGACGCGGGAGCACCGCTGGGTGACGGAGCCGGGCGAGGTGACCCTGCTCTGCGGGCGGTCGGCCGGTGACCTGCCGCTCCGCGCGGTGACGGCCCTGTCCCCGGCGGCGCGGGAAACGCCCCCGGAGAGCGCTCTCCATTAA